In Halopseudomonas nanhaiensis, a single window of DNA contains:
- a CDS encoding TolC family outer membrane protein — protein MLRPLYVAIVLAGLSSGHAMAKTDLMTVYQEALANSADLAAAQAESQALQEALPQARSALLPEIGLGAGAARERIDIDGVGSDTYSTHYYQASLVQPLFDASSWFNYQAAKAVSEQARLEFSATQQALILEVAQAYFNVLLATDTLATARAEEEAFERQLEQARERFEVGLSARTDVLEALAGFDTSRAARLTAQTNLAVSYQALTRLTNRDYDDLMGIRHELPVLPPTPASLQDWVDTAAVQNLSLQAARLAIDSASETLRSSRAGYAPRVNAVLNHQASFGGASTGAGAGAAVGGVGGGGASGNDVERTSIGVELTLPLFTGGATTSRVRESSYRLSQAEFASEAQLRRVVESTRNLYRTVTSSVEEVEARRQAIISANAALDATQTGYEVGTRNVVDVLEAQRNLFRTVRDYNNTRYNYIIDNLSLKQSAGTLSPEDLKDLSRWLNPNYDPDRHFIPPFSEDEVDQMSMDREEAIPEQDGPLLNRF, from the coding sequence ATGTTGCGCCCCCTCTATGTTGCAATCGTGCTCGCCGGGCTTTCTTCTGGCCATGCCATGGCCAAAACCGATCTGATGACCGTCTACCAGGAAGCCCTGGCCAACAGCGCGGATCTGGCGGCAGCGCAGGCGGAATCGCAGGCTTTGCAGGAAGCTTTACCGCAGGCGCGCTCCGCCCTGTTGCCGGAAATCGGCCTGGGTGCGGGCGCAGCCCGGGAGCGAATCGACATCGACGGCGTGGGCAGCGACACCTACTCCACCCACTACTATCAGGCCAGCCTGGTTCAGCCGCTGTTCGATGCATCGAGCTGGTTCAACTATCAGGCTGCCAAGGCAGTCAGCGAGCAGGCGCGACTGGAGTTCTCGGCGACCCAACAGGCGCTGATTCTCGAGGTAGCCCAGGCCTATTTCAACGTTCTGCTGGCGACCGACACCTTGGCCACGGCGCGCGCTGAGGAAGAAGCCTTCGAACGTCAACTCGAACAGGCACGCGAGCGCTTCGAAGTCGGCCTCTCGGCCCGGACCGACGTGCTCGAAGCGCTCGCCGGGTTCGATACGTCACGCGCTGCGCGTCTGACGGCGCAGACCAACCTGGCGGTCAGCTATCAGGCGCTCACCCGTCTGACCAACCGCGATTACGATGACCTCATGGGTATTCGCCATGAGCTGCCGGTCCTGCCGCCGACACCCGCGAGCCTGCAGGACTGGGTAGACACCGCCGCCGTGCAGAATCTGTCGCTACAGGCTGCTCGCCTGGCGATCGACAGCGCATCGGAAACCTTGCGCAGCAGCCGCGCCGGCTATGCACCCAGGGTCAACGCCGTACTCAATCATCAGGCCAGCTTCGGCGGGGCCAGCACCGGAGCGGGCGCCGGTGCTGCGGTGGGCGGAGTAGGCGGTGGTGGCGCAAGTGGCAATGATGTCGAGCGCACCAGCATTGGCGTGGAGCTGACGCTGCCGCTGTTCACCGGCGGCGCGACCACCTCGCGGGTCCGGGAATCGAGCTATCGCCTGTCCCAGGCCGAATTCGCGAGTGAGGCGCAGCTGCGCCGCGTAGTGGAGAGTACGCGTAATCTCTACCGCACTGTCACCTCCAGCGTTGAGGAAGTCGAAGCCCGCCGTCAGGCGATCATTTCCGCCAATGCAGCGCTGGATGCCACGCAGACCGGCTACGAAGTCGGGACGCGCAACGTGGTGGACGTGCTGGAGGCACAGCGCAATCTGTTTCGCACGGTTCGCGACTACAACAACACGCGCTACAACTACATCATCGACAATCTGAGTCTGAAGCAGTCCGCCGGCACCCTGAGCCCCGAGGACCTGAAGGACCTGTCTCGTTGGCTCAATCCGAACTACGACCCGGACCGCCACTTCATCCCGCCCTTCTCCGAAGACGAGGTGGATCAGATGTCGATGGATCGCGAGGAAGCGATTCCGGAACAGGACGGTCCCCTGCTCAATCGGTTCTGA
- the thiC gene encoding phosphomethylpyrimidine synthase ThiC yields MNSRLPDTAIATSGADSAATQPLPNSKKIYVTGSRPDIRVPMREISLADTPTEFGGETNPPVVVYDTSGPYTDPAASIDLRAGLADIRSAWIDERGDTEILSGLSSEFGRSRLADGSLDHMRFAHVRTPRRAKAGHNVSQMHYARKGIITPEMEFVAIRENMKLERAREAGLLDQQHPGHSFGASIPRQITPEFVREEIARGRAIIPANINHPELEPMIIGRNFLVKINGNIGNSALGSSIEEEVEKMTWGIRWGSDTVMDLSTGKNIHETREWIIRNSPVPIGTVPIYQALEKVDGVAEDLTWEIFRDTLIEQAEQGVDYFTIHAGVLLRYVPMTAKRVTGIVSRGGSIMAKWCLAHHKENFLYTHFDDICEIMKAYDVSFSLGDGLRPGSIADANDEAQFGELETLGELTKLAWKHDVQVMIEGPGHVPMQLIKENMDKQLECCDEAPFYTLGPLTTDIAPGYDHITSGIGAAMIGWFGCAMLCYVTPKEHLGLPNRDDVKTGIITYKIAAHAADLAKGHPGAQIRDNALSKARFEFRWQDQFNLGLDPDTARAFHDETLPKESAKVAHFCSMCGPKFCSMKITQEVRDYAATQRIDTLDVAAEEGMKAKSQEFRSAGSQLYQKV; encoded by the coding sequence ATGAACAGCCGTTTGCCTGATACAGCCATCGCCACCTCCGGTGCCGATAGCGCCGCCACCCAGCCTCTGCCCAATTCGAAGAAGATCTACGTTACCGGCTCGCGGCCGGATATCCGCGTACCCATGCGCGAGATCAGCCTGGCCGACACGCCGACCGAGTTCGGTGGTGAAACGAACCCGCCGGTCGTGGTCTACGACACGTCCGGCCCCTACACCGACCCGGCTGCATCCATTGACCTGCGAGCAGGGCTGGCCGACATCCGCAGCGCCTGGATCGACGAGCGAGGCGATACGGAAATCCTCTCCGGTCTGAGTTCCGAGTTCGGGCGCTCGCGTCTGGCCGATGGGAGTCTGGATCACATGCGCTTCGCCCATGTCCGCACGCCGCGTCGGGCCAAGGCCGGGCACAACGTCAGTCAGATGCACTATGCGCGCAAGGGCATCATCACGCCCGAGATGGAGTTCGTTGCCATCCGCGAGAACATGAAGCTCGAGCGGGCCCGCGAAGCTGGGCTGCTTGACCAGCAACACCCGGGCCACAGCTTCGGTGCAAGCATCCCCCGGCAGATCACGCCCGAGTTCGTCCGCGAGGAAATCGCGCGTGGCCGCGCCATCATCCCGGCGAACATCAATCACCCCGAGCTTGAGCCGATGATCATCGGCCGAAACTTTCTGGTGAAGATCAACGGCAACATCGGCAACTCGGCGCTCGGCTCCTCGATCGAAGAGGAGGTCGAGAAGATGACCTGGGGCATCCGCTGGGGCTCTGATACGGTGATGGATCTGTCCACCGGCAAGAACATTCACGAAACGCGGGAATGGATCATCCGCAACTCGCCGGTGCCGATCGGTACTGTGCCGATCTACCAGGCACTGGAAAAGGTCGACGGTGTGGCCGAGGACCTGACCTGGGAGATTTTCCGCGACACGCTTATCGAACAGGCCGAGCAGGGCGTCGACTATTTCACCATCCATGCCGGCGTGCTGCTGCGCTACGTGCCGATGACCGCAAAGCGCGTGACCGGAATCGTCTCGCGGGGCGGATCGATCATGGCCAAATGGTGCCTGGCCCACCACAAGGAGAACTTTCTCTATACGCATTTCGACGACATCTGCGAAATCATGAAAGCCTATGACGTCAGCTTCTCGCTGGGTGACGGCCTGCGCCCGGGATCCATCGCCGATGCCAATGACGAGGCGCAGTTCGGCGAGCTGGAAACCCTTGGCGAGCTGACCAAGCTGGCCTGGAAACACGACGTTCAGGTCATGATCGAGGGCCCGGGTCATGTGCCCATGCAGCTGATCAAGGAAAACATGGACAAGCAGCTCGAGTGCTGCGACGAAGCGCCGTTCTATACCCTCGGACCGCTGACCACGGACATTGCTCCAGGCTACGATCACATCACTTCAGGCATCGGTGCGGCCATGATCGGCTGGTTCGGCTGCGCCATGCTGTGTTACGTCACGCCCAAGGAGCACCTTGGCCTGCCCAACCGTGACGACGTCAAGACCGGCATCATCACGTACAAGATCGCTGCGCACGCCGCCGATCTGGCCAAGGGGCACCCGGGTGCCCAGATTCGCGACAATGCGCTGTCGAAGGCCCGATTCGAGTTCCGCTGGCAGGACCAGTTCAACCTGGGTCTCGATCCGGACACGGCGCGGGCCTTTCACGACGAAACCTTGCCGAAGGAGTCGGCCAAGGTGGCACATTTCTGTTCCATGTGTGGTCCCAAGTTCTGCTCCATGAAAATCACCCAGGAAGTGCGTGACTACGCCGCGACCCAGCGGATTGACACGCTGGACGTGGCGGCCGAGGAGGGCATGAAAGCGAAGTCG